From Streptomyces sp. 6-11-2, one genomic window encodes:
- a CDS encoding VWA domain-containing protein — protein MTGGEGYDVTDAVQERLRRWRLVLGGGPADGTGCALSGRDTGMDAALAALYGKGDKPPVGRTGRDRSAGLGGSAPSVARWLGDIRTYFPSSVVQVMQRDAIDRLGLATLLLEPEMLEAVEADVHLVGTLLSLNKAMPETTRETARAVVRKVVEDLEKRLATRTRATLIGALDRSARVSRPRHHDIDWNRTIAANLKNYLPEYRTVVPERLIGYGRASQSVKREVVLCVDQSGSMTASVVYASVFGAVLASMRSVSTRLVVFDTAVVDLTDQLDDPVDVLFGTQLGGGTDINRALAYCQSRITRPAETVVVLISDLYEGGIRDEMLKRVAAMKASGVQFVTLLALSDEGAPAYDREHAAALAALGAPAFACTPDLFPEVMAAAIEKRPLPIPDAV, from the coding sequence ATGACCGGGGGAGAGGGGTACGACGTGACGGACGCGGTCCAGGAGCGGCTGCGGCGCTGGCGGCTCGTGCTCGGCGGCGGCCCGGCCGACGGCACCGGATGCGCGCTGTCGGGACGGGACACGGGGATGGACGCGGCGCTCGCCGCGCTCTACGGAAAGGGGGACAAGCCGCCGGTGGGACGGACGGGACGCGACCGTTCGGCGGGACTGGGAGGCTCGGCGCCCTCGGTGGCGCGGTGGCTCGGGGACATACGGACGTACTTCCCCTCCTCCGTGGTGCAGGTCATGCAGCGGGACGCCATCGACCGGCTCGGGCTGGCCACGTTGCTGCTGGAGCCGGAGATGCTGGAGGCGGTGGAGGCGGACGTCCACCTCGTCGGCACCCTGCTCTCGCTCAACAAGGCGATGCCGGAGACGACCAGGGAGACGGCCCGGGCCGTGGTGCGCAAGGTCGTCGAGGACCTGGAGAAGCGGCTGGCCACCCGCACCCGGGCCACGCTCATCGGCGCCCTCGACCGCAGCGCGCGTGTCAGCCGGCCGCGCCACCACGACATCGACTGGAACCGGACGATCGCGGCCAACCTCAAGAACTACCTGCCGGAGTACCGGACGGTCGTGCCGGAGCGGCTGATCGGCTACGGCCGGGCGTCGCAGTCCGTGAAGAGGGAGGTCGTCCTCTGCGTCGACCAGTCGGGGTCGATGACGGCGTCCGTCGTGTACGCCTCCGTGTTCGGGGCGGTGCTGGCGTCCATGCGGTCCGTCAGTACGCGGCTGGTCGTCTTCGACACGGCGGTCGTCGACCTCACCGACCAGCTCGACGATCCGGTGGACGTGCTCTTCGGCACCCAGCTCGGTGGCGGCACGGACATCAACCGGGCGCTGGCGTACTGTCAGTCGCGGATCACCCGGCCCGCGGAGACGGTGGTCGTGCTGATCAGCGACCTGTACGAGGGAGGCATACGCGACGAGATGCTGAAGCGAGTCGCCGCGATGAAGGCGTCCGGAGTGCAGTTCGTGACGCTGCTCGCGCTCTCCGACGAGGGCGCGCCCGCCTACGACCGGGAGCACGCGGCGGCTCTCGCGGCGCTCGGGGCACCGGCGTTCGCCTGCACGCCGGACCTGTTCCCGGAGGTGATGGCGGCGGCGATCGAGAAGCGGCCGCTTCCGATACCCGACGCCGTGTGA
- a CDS encoding DUF5682 family protein yields MRGSEGSGSRRPGVGPLLLGVRHHGPGSARAVRAALEAARPRAVLIEGPPEADALIPLAADQDMRPPVALLAHAVDEPGRSAFWPLAGFSPEWVAVRWALEHDVPARFIDLPATHTLAWGLAGGREDAGTPPDGGADTEGSAVEGTAEPPAGACPPGAEVRVDPLAALAEAGGYDDPERWWEDVVEHRGAGEGDALAPFLVLEEAMGVLREAYGSGEEHRDLVREAHMRLQVRAAQREFGDGVAVVCGAWHVPALRRKATVAADRALLKGLPKVKADMTWVPWTHRRLSRASGYGAGIDSPGWYAHLFDVPDRPVERWLTKVAGLLREEDRIVSSAHVIEAVRLAGTLAAMRGRPLPGLSETTDAVRAVMCDGSDVPLALVHDRLVVGDVLGAVPEAAPAVPLQRDLARLQRRLRLKPEALERELELDLRKETDAGRSRLLHRLRLLGVDWGEPTASRGSTGTFRETWRLRWEPELSVRVAEAGVWGTTVLAAATARAEADAVAARALADVTALAEHCLLAELPEALPVVMRVLADRAALDSDVGHLAQALPALVRSLRYGDVRGTDTEALAGVAAGLAERIFVGLPPACVALDADAAEEMRRHVDAVHGAVALLGDTPKAGHGELRARWHTVLRTLSGRDTVPGVLRGRAVRLLLDDGEVEQEQAARLMGLVLSPGTPPADAAAWIEGFVGGGGGMLLVHDERLLGLVDAWLTGVPAQAFTDVLPLLRRTFSAYEPGVRRTLGELVGRGPGPGGGGAGGSTGGVPGFAEQLDQERADAVLPVLRLLLALDDPGPGREKPGNELAGVAG; encoded by the coding sequence GTGAGGGGATCCGAGGGATCCGGGAGCCGGCGGCCCGGCGTGGGGCCGCTGCTGCTCGGGGTCCGGCACCACGGGCCCGGATCCGCCCGCGCGGTGCGGGCCGCGCTGGAGGCGGCGCGACCGCGGGCGGTACTGATCGAGGGCCCACCGGAGGCGGACGCGCTGATCCCGCTCGCCGCCGACCAGGACATGCGGCCGCCCGTCGCGCTCCTCGCCCACGCCGTGGACGAGCCCGGCCGCTCGGCGTTCTGGCCGCTGGCCGGTTTCTCGCCCGAGTGGGTCGCCGTCCGCTGGGCCCTGGAGCACGACGTCCCGGCCCGCTTCATCGACCTGCCGGCCACGCACACGCTCGCGTGGGGCCTCGCGGGGGGCAGGGAAGACGCCGGCACGCCCCCGGACGGCGGCGCCGACACGGAGGGCTCCGCGGTGGAGGGGACCGCGGAGCCCCCGGCAGGGGCGTGCCCGCCGGGGGCCGAGGTGCGCGTCGACCCGCTCGCCGCGCTCGCCGAGGCCGGCGGGTACGACGACCCCGAGCGCTGGTGGGAGGACGTGGTCGAACACCGGGGCGCCGGCGAGGGCGACGCGCTCGCCCCGTTCCTGGTGCTGGAGGAGGCCATGGGCGTGCTGCGGGAGGCGTACGGCAGCGGGGAGGAGCACCGGGATCTTGTGCGCGAGGCCCACATGCGCCTCCAAGTGCGCGCCGCGCAGCGCGAGTTCGGGGACGGCGTCGCCGTGGTGTGCGGGGCCTGGCACGTGCCCGCGCTGCGGCGGAAGGCGACCGTCGCCGCCGACCGCGCCCTGCTGAAGGGGCTGCCCAAGGTCAAGGCGGACATGACCTGGGTGCCGTGGACCCACCGCCGGCTGTCCCGGGCCTCCGGCTACGGCGCGGGCATCGACTCGCCCGGCTGGTACGCCCACCTGTTCGACGTGCCGGACCGGCCCGTCGAGCGGTGGCTGACCAAGGTGGCGGGACTGCTCCGGGAGGAGGACCGGATCGTCTCCTCCGCGCACGTCATCGAAGCGGTGCGGCTGGCGGGGACGCTCGCCGCGATGCGCGGCCGCCCGCTGCCGGGCCTGAGCGAGACGACGGACGCGGTGCGCGCGGTGATGTGCGACGGCTCCGACGTGCCGCTGGCACTGGTGCACGACCGGCTCGTGGTCGGCGACGTGCTGGGCGCGGTGCCGGAGGCGGCGCCCGCGGTGCCGTTGCAGCGCGACCTGGCCCGGCTTCAACGGCGGTTGCGGCTCAAACCCGAGGCGCTGGAGCGGGAGCTGGAGCTCGACCTGCGCAAGGAGACCGATGCCGGGCGCAGCCGGCTGCTGCACCGGCTGCGGCTGCTGGGCGTGGACTGGGGCGAGCCCACGGCCTCGCGGGGCAGCACCGGTACGTTCCGGGAGACCTGGCGGCTGCGCTGGGAGCCCGAGCTGTCGGTGCGCGTCGCCGAGGCCGGGGTGTGGGGGACGACCGTGCTCGCCGCCGCGACCGCCAGGGCGGAGGCGGACGCCGTGGCCGCGCGGGCCCTCGCCGACGTCACCGCGCTCGCGGAGCACTGCCTGCTCGCCGAACTGCCCGAAGCGCTGCCCGTGGTCATGCGCGTGCTCGCCGACCGGGCGGCGCTCGACTCGGACGTCGGGCACCTCGCCCAGGCGCTGCCGGCCCTGGTCCGCTCCCTGCGCTACGGAGACGTGCGCGGCACGGACACCGAGGCGCTCGCCGGTGTGGCGGCCGGCCTGGCCGAGCGGATCTTCGTCGGCCTGCCCCCGGCCTGCGTCGCACTGGACGCGGACGCGGCCGAGGAGATGCGGCGGCACGTGGACGCGGTGCACGGCGCGGTGGCCCTGCTCGGCGACACCCCCAAGGCCGGGCACGGCGAGCTGCGCGCCCGCTGGCACACCGTGCTCCGGACCCTTTCCGGACGGGACACGGTCCCCGGGGTGCTGCGGGGACGCGCGGTGCGGCTGCTGCTGGACGACGGGGAGGTCGAGCAGGAGCAGGCGGCGCGGCTCATGGGCCTCGTGCTGTCGCCGGGCACGCCGCCGGCCGACGCGGCCGCGTGGATCGAGGGCTTCGTCGGAGGTGGCGGCGGGATGCTGCTGGTGCACGACGAGCGGCTGCTCGGGCTGGTCGACGCCTGGCTGACCGGCGTGCCGGCGCAGGCGTTCACGGACGTACTGCCGCTGCTGCGGCGCACGTTCTCGGCATACGAGCCGGGGGTGCGCAGAACGCTCGGCGAGCTGGTCGGGCGCGGTCCGGGGCCGGGCGGCGGTGGGGCCGGGGGCTCGACGGGCGGTGTGCCCGGGTTCGCCGAGCAACTCGACCAGGAGCGCGCGGACGCCGTACTGCCCGTGCTGCGGCTGCTGTTGGCGCTGGACGACCCCGGTCCCGGCAGGGAGAAGCCGGGCAACGAGCTTGCGGGGGTGGCGGGATGA
- a CDS encoding AAA family ATPase — MSVSVEPTPVEPRQNHSAPANTPEAQALRPHAEHAFAAELAALAAHDDRPRPARWKLSPWAVATYLLGGTLPDGTVITPKYVGPRRIVEVAVTTLATDRALLLLGVPGTAKTWVSEHLAAAVSGDSTLLVQGTAGTPEEAIRYGWNYAQLLAHGPSRDALVPSPVMRAMAQGMTARVEELTRIPADVQDTLITILSEKTLPIPELGEEVQAVRGFNLIATANDRDRGVNDLSSALRRRFNTVVLPLPESPEAEVEIVARRVDQIGRSLDLPGVPDGADEIRRVVTVFRELRDGVTTDGRTKLKSPSGTLSTAEAISVVTGGLALAAHFGDGVLRAGDVAAGILGAVVRDPAADRVVWQEYLETVVRERDGWKDFYRSCREVSA, encoded by the coding sequence ATGTCTGTGTCCGTCGAACCGACACCCGTCGAACCGCGCCAGAACCACTCCGCGCCCGCGAACACGCCGGAGGCGCAGGCGCTGCGCCCGCACGCCGAGCACGCCTTCGCGGCCGAGCTGGCGGCGCTCGCCGCACACGACGACCGTCCGCGCCCGGCCCGCTGGAAGCTGTCGCCGTGGGCCGTCGCGACCTACCTCCTCGGCGGCACGCTGCCGGACGGCACGGTGATCACACCGAAGTACGTGGGCCCCCGCCGCATCGTCGAGGTCGCGGTCACCACCCTCGCCACCGACCGCGCCCTGCTCCTGCTCGGCGTGCCGGGCACGGCGAAGACCTGGGTGTCCGAGCACTTGGCCGCCGCGGTCAGCGGCGACTCGACGCTCCTGGTGCAGGGCACGGCCGGCACCCCGGAGGAAGCGATCCGCTACGGCTGGAACTACGCGCAGCTGCTGGCGCACGGACCGAGCCGCGACGCCCTCGTGCCCAGCCCGGTCATGCGGGCCATGGCGCAGGGCATGACCGCCCGGGTCGAGGAGCTGACCCGCATCCCGGCCGACGTGCAGGACACGCTGATCACGATCCTGTCCGAGAAGACCCTGCCGATACCGGAACTGGGCGAGGAGGTGCAGGCGGTCCGCGGCTTCAACCTGATCGCCACCGCCAACGACCGCGACCGCGGGGTCAACGACCTGTCCAGCGCCCTGCGCCGCCGGTTCAACACGGTGGTCCTGCCGCTGCCGGAGAGCCCCGAGGCCGAGGTCGAGATCGTGGCGCGCCGGGTCGACCAGATCGGCCGCTCACTCGACCTGCCGGGCGTCCCGGACGGGGCCGACGAGATCCGCCGTGTCGTGACCGTCTTCCGCGAGCTGCGTGACGGCGTCACCACCGACGGCCGTACGAAGCTGAAGTCGCCCAGCGGCACCCTGTCCACCGCCGAGGCGATCTCGGTGGTCACCGGCGGCCTCGCGCTGGCGGCCCACTTCGGCGACGGCGTGCTGCGGGCCGGTGACGTGGCCGCCGGCATCCTCGGCGCCGTCGTCCGTGATCCGGCGGCAGACCGCGTCGTCTGGCAGGAGTACCTGGAGACGGTCGTCCGCGAGCGCGACGGCTGGAAGGACTTCTACCGGTCCTGCCGGGAGGTGAGCGCGTGA
- a CDS encoding SWIM zinc finger family protein: protein MTQQGVRWSADQVLALAPDAASRKAGSKLGAAGPWSEAGCSDEGAVWGLCKGSGSRPYQTVVDVAGGAGPAYKCSCPSRKFPCKHALGLLLLWASDDGAVPSGQAPDWAEQWTAARGERTGRKRSTAGPASGAADPRAALRRAERRAERITAGVTELEQRLADLLRGGLAPAEQAGYGLWEETAARMVDAQAPGLAGRVRELGAVPSSGPGWPVRLLEECALLHLLGQGWLRRERLPEGMSATVRSRVGLPVSADGPPVRDRWLVLAQYDTADAKLTTRRIWLHGADSGRTALLLSYGAAGRAPELALPVGLALEAEVSSYPGAGQPRVALGERFAPPAPVRIRPRGVTTAQAAARYGAALRDDPWLESVPVTLREVVPVPDGESWQLADAASDSALPVTRVARTHPGLWRLVALSGGAPVTVFGECGHRGFTPLTAWSRNEEEMVTLC from the coding sequence ATGACTCAGCAGGGGGTGCGCTGGAGCGCGGACCAGGTGCTGGCACTGGCGCCTGACGCCGCGTCGCGCAAAGCGGGAAGCAAACTCGGCGCGGCCGGGCCGTGGTCCGAGGCGGGGTGTTCCGACGAGGGGGCGGTGTGGGGACTGTGCAAGGGCAGTGGCAGCCGGCCGTATCAGACGGTCGTCGACGTCGCGGGCGGTGCCGGGCCGGCGTACAAGTGCAGTTGTCCGAGCCGCAAGTTCCCGTGCAAGCACGCGCTCGGACTGCTGCTGCTGTGGGCGAGCGACGACGGCGCGGTGCCGTCCGGGCAGGCGCCCGACTGGGCCGAGCAGTGGACGGCGGCCCGCGGGGAGCGGACGGGGCGGAAGCGTTCGACAGCGGGTCCGGCCTCCGGTGCCGCTGATCCGCGGGCGGCGCTGCGCCGGGCGGAGCGCCGGGCCGAGCGGATCACCGCGGGGGTGACGGAGCTGGAGCAGCGCCTGGCCGACCTGCTGCGCGGCGGTCTGGCCCCGGCCGAGCAGGCGGGGTACGGGCTGTGGGAGGAGACGGCGGCCCGCATGGTCGACGCGCAGGCTCCCGGACTGGCGGGACGGGTGCGGGAGCTGGGGGCCGTGCCGTCGTCGGGGCCGGGCTGGCCGGTGCGGCTGCTGGAGGAGTGCGCGCTGCTGCATCTGCTGGGCCAGGGCTGGCTGCGCCGCGAGCGGCTGCCGGAAGGGATGTCGGCGACGGTCCGTTCCCGGGTGGGTCTGCCCGTCTCAGCGGACGGACCTCCGGTGCGGGACCGCTGGCTCGTCCTCGCCCAGTACGACACCGCGGACGCGAAGCTGACCACACGCAGGATATGGCTGCACGGCGCGGACTCGGGCCGTACGGCTCTGCTGCTCTCCTACGGCGCGGCGGGCCGCGCCCCGGAGCTCGCGCTGCCGGTGGGCCTGGCCCTGGAGGCGGAGGTGTCCTCCTATCCGGGCGCGGGACAGCCGCGCGTGGCCCTGGGCGAGCGGTTCGCGCCCCCGGCGCCCGTCCGGATCCGCCCACGCGGGGTGACGACGGCGCAGGCGGCCGCCCGCTACGGCGCGGCGCTGCGGGACGACCCGTGGCTGGAGTCGGTTCCGGTGACGCTGCGGGAGGTCGTACCGGTCCCGGACGGCGAGTCCTGGCAGCTGGCCGACGCCGCCTCCGACTCCGCGCTGCCCGTCACTCGCGTGGCCCGTACGCATCCGGGCCTGTGGCGGCTGGTCGCCCTGTCGGGCGGCGCGCCGGTCACGGTCTTCGGCGAGTGCGGCCACCGGGGCTTCACTCCGTTGACCGCATGGTCGCGGAACGAGGAAGAAATGGTGACTCTGTGCTGA
- a CDS encoding DUF5691 domain-containing protein, giving the protein MIRTSTSPEAPATGAWEELVTTALLGTDRRTPPGGTPGRTAPVALLDAAAVQTVRRRAGLRPAPAARRPEPAPEDPRPPLPAAAARRLAMLLADRPGTAAGRRGTAPDLMELLPQWLAAANAHGYAPPPEALPALLDAARARTDLRPAALGFGGPRALWLAGLNPDWRFALRAAPGAGAARSGSGDADRVRKLWEEGLFAERVALLASIRAHSPAAARELLAGSWPTERAEDRLMFVDSLRTGLGPDDEEFLEQALSDRSRNVRSTAAELLSALPGSALAARMAARARSCVAVDHTRGTPTLVVEAPHECDSAMERDGIAPKAPAGRGERSWWLGQLVEAAPLGTWPGRLGGRTPREIVALPVADGWQGELHAAWCRAAVRQRDAQWARALLGPPAAPDAGGPGAVSLAERAKLLGTLDAAERADWVAGFIAAHGLPEAFQLLGVCAVPWAAPLGRAVVDALNIARDAGSYPWSFSGVMGLAERCLDPAEASRLDGLLAVPDEAEDASPGAGGYWAEAFQRLVTTLRLRSAMAGELEAARTG; this is encoded by the coding sequence ATGATCAGGACCTCCACCTCGCCGGAGGCGCCCGCCACGGGCGCCTGGGAGGAGTTGGTCACCACCGCCCTGCTCGGCACGGACCGGCGCACACCCCCGGGCGGCACACCCGGACGGACCGCGCCGGTGGCGCTGCTCGACGCGGCAGCCGTGCAGACCGTACGGCGGCGTGCGGGACTGCGCCCCGCGCCCGCGGCCCGGCGCCCGGAGCCCGCACCGGAGGATCCGCGTCCGCCGCTGCCCGCGGCCGCGGCCCGCAGGCTCGCCATGCTGCTGGCCGACCGGCCCGGTACGGCGGCCGGCCGCCGGGGAACGGCACCGGACCTGATGGAACTGCTGCCCCAGTGGCTCGCGGCGGCGAACGCCCACGGGTACGCCCCGCCCCCGGAGGCACTACCCGCCCTGCTGGACGCCGCGAGGGCCCGTACGGACCTGCGTCCGGCCGCACTGGGCTTCGGCGGCCCACGCGCCCTGTGGCTGGCGGGGCTGAACCCGGACTGGCGGTTCGCCCTGCGGGCGGCCCCGGGCGCCGGTGCCGCCCGCAGCGGCTCCGGGGACGCCGACCGTGTCCGCAAGCTGTGGGAGGAGGGTCTGTTCGCGGAGCGGGTCGCGCTGCTGGCGTCGATACGTGCGCACTCGCCCGCCGCCGCACGCGAACTGCTCGCCGGCTCCTGGCCCACCGAGCGGGCCGAGGACCGGCTGATGTTCGTCGACTCCCTGCGGACGGGTCTCGGCCCGGACGACGAGGAGTTCCTGGAGCAGGCCCTGTCCGACCGCAGCCGCAACGTACGGTCCACGGCCGCGGAGTTGCTCTCGGCACTGCCCGGATCGGCGCTCGCCGCACGGATGGCGGCCCGGGCCCGCTCCTGCGTGGCCGTCGACCACACCCGCGGGACACCCACGCTCGTCGTCGAGGCGCCGCACGAGTGCGACTCGGCCATGGAACGCGATGGGATCGCCCCCAAGGCTCCGGCAGGACGGGGCGAACGATCTTGGTGGCTGGGCCAGTTGGTGGAGGCGGCGCCGCTCGGGACCTGGCCCGGACGGCTGGGCGGACGCACGCCGCGGGAGATCGTGGCCCTGCCGGTCGCGGACGGATGGCAGGGCGAACTGCACGCCGCCTGGTGCCGGGCGGCGGTGAGGCAGCGGGACGCACAGTGGGCGCGGGCGCTGCTCGGGCCGCCCGCGGCCCCCGACGCCGGTGGCCCCGGCGCGGTGTCCCTGGCCGAGCGCGCCAAGCTGCTCGGCACGCTGGACGCCGCCGAACGGGCCGACTGGGTGGCCGGATTCATCGCGGCACACGGACTGCCCGAGGCGTTTCAGCTGCTCGGGGTGTGCGCGGTGCCGTGGGCGGCACCGCTCGGGCGGGCGGTGGTCGACGCGCTCAACATCGCGCGGGACGCAGGGAGTTACCCATGGAGTTTCAGTGGAGTGATGGGGCTTGCCGAGCGGTGCCTGGATCCCGCGGAGGCGAGTCGGCTCGACGGACTGCTGGCGGTTCCGGACGAGGCGGAGGACGCGTCGCCGGGAGCCGGAGGGTACTGGGCGGAGGCCTTCCAGCGACTGGTCACGACCCTGCGGCTGCGCTCCGCCATGGCCGGGGAACTGGAGGCGGCGCGGACCGGCTGA
- a CDS encoding cobalamin B12-binding domain-containing protein codes for MGVAAGPIRVVVAKPGLDGHDRGAKVIARALRDAGMEVIYTGLHQTPEQIVDTAIQEDADAIGLSILSGAHNTLFAAVIELLRERDAEDIVVFGGGIIPEADIPPLKEKGVAEIFTPGATTQSIVDWVRANVRQPAEA; via the coding sequence ATGGGTGTGGCAGCCGGTCCGATCCGCGTGGTGGTGGCCAAGCCGGGGCTCGACGGCCACGATCGGGGCGCCAAGGTGATCGCGCGGGCACTGCGCGACGCCGGTATGGAGGTCATCTACACCGGGCTCCACCAGACCCCGGAGCAGATCGTGGACACGGCGATCCAGGAGGACGCCGACGCGATCGGCCTGTCCATCCTCTCGGGCGCGCACAACACGCTGTTCGCCGCGGTGATCGAACTGCTCAGGGAGCGCGACGCGGAGGACATCGTCGTCTTCGGCGGCGGCATCATCCCGGAGGCGGACATCCCCCCGCTCAAGGAGAAGGGTGTCGCGGAGATCTTCACCCCGGGCGCGACCACCCAGTCGATCGTCGACTGGGTCAGGGCGAACGTCCGCCAGCCCGCCGAGGCATAG
- a CDS encoding triacylglycerol lipase — translation MKVTRVADPILPLCRCLLPCRLAGLSLALLKATALELAILAGHLLLYPSGIVQERRGASRAIPAPGTAQLPTAAKPPVVLLHGFIDNRSVFVLLRRSLAQHGRQRVESLNYSPLTCDIRTAAELLGRHIEEICERTGSRQIDVVGHSLGGLIARYYVQRLGGDLRVRTLVTLGTPHSGTRVAPLANAHPIVRQMRPGSELIEELSRPAPGCRTHFVSFWSDLDHLMDPLESACIEHPDLKVENIQVSGIGHLALPLHPAVATGIRQILDTARPGDPTADRAGGVTVA, via the coding sequence ATGAAGGTCACCAGGGTCGCGGACCCCATTCTCCCGCTCTGCCGGTGCCTGCTGCCGTGCAGACTCGCGGGGCTCTCACTGGCTCTGCTCAAGGCGACCGCTCTGGAACTCGCGATCCTCGCGGGACATCTCCTGCTCTATCCCTCGGGCATCGTCCAGGAGCGCCGCGGCGCCTCCCGCGCGATCCCGGCGCCCGGCACCGCCCAGTTGCCGACCGCGGCCAAGCCACCGGTCGTGCTGCTGCACGGGTTCATCGACAACCGCTCGGTGTTCGTCCTGCTGCGCCGCAGCCTCGCCCAGCACGGCAGGCAGCGCGTGGAGTCCCTGAACTACTCGCCGCTGACCTGCGACATCCGCACCGCGGCCGAACTGCTCGGCCGGCACATCGAGGAGATCTGCGAGCGCACCGGCAGCAGGCAGATCGACGTCGTCGGGCACAGCCTCGGCGGACTGATCGCCCGTTACTACGTGCAGCGGCTCGGTGGTGATCTGCGGGTCCGCACCCTCGTCACCCTCGGCACCCCGCACTCCGGCACCCGGGTCGCGCCGCTGGCCAACGCCCATCCGATCGTGCGGCAGATGCGCCCCGGTTCCGAGCTGATCGAGGAACTGTCGCGCCCCGCGCCCGGCTGCCGTACGCACTTCGTCAGCTTCTGGAGCGACCTCGACCACCTGATGGACCCGCTGGAGTCGGCCTGCATCGAGCACCCCGACCTGAAGGTGGAGAACATCCAGGTCAGCGGAATCGGACATCTCGCCCTGCCGCTCCACCCCGCCGTGGCGACCGGGATACGGCAGATCCTCGACACCGCGCGCCCCGGAGACCCGACCGCCGACCGCGCCGGCGGAGTGACCGTCGCCTGA
- a CDS encoding M23 family metallopeptidase produces MPVSRLGETCGRLSRPHTAGYSRRTALPAPVVEAKEKLVNDRHPSGTMAAPAPASDAASTPYASYDGQEAAYGDFTTYSDYNATGYHTGTYTTADYTADPLHAGLATGETHTTGAYDTTGWSANGHQSPNYDPYAAQHHAAHDTGAYDTTAWATGYQQQLASVPPQSTSVDTSGQWDAQTWLQPDQTAAADATQQWGWGTQVFDTGAYDATQWNGDGGTTVGENFEGPEPHEPQDGLAEEEPVAAVEPDPAPPLLDDEEEITPAPAPASRAASRAAGRSRRRPPAKRSALLTVAVPSVCVMGVAGIAAASVGGLTEDGKESAAATPDAHPVKASTANNKLDTQLQGLSAGANDFADRASRYQERIDLKAQQEAEKKKAAEEAARKERLRPKFAVPVFERGLSAYFGQAGVNWMSVHTGIDFPVSYGTTVLAATDGTVRTQWNSAYGNMMIVTAMDGTETWYCHLSSYRVPSGTTVKAGEAIAYSGNSGNSTGPHLHFEVRPAGGAPIDPLSWLRSHGLDPT; encoded by the coding sequence ATGCCCGTTTCCCGCCTCGGGGAAACCTGTGGAAGATTGTCGCGCCCTCATACCGCCGGGTACAGTCGCCGCACTGCTCTGCCAGCCCCTGTTGTCGAGGCGAAAGAGAAGTTGGTGAACGACCGTCACCCGTCGGGGACCATGGCCGCCCCGGCTCCGGCCTCCGATGCCGCCTCGACGCCCTACGCGTCGTATGACGGGCAGGAAGCTGCGTACGGCGACTTCACCACGTACAGCGACTACAACGCCACCGGTTACCACACCGGCACGTACACCACGGCGGACTACACCGCCGACCCGCTCCACGCCGGTCTCGCGACCGGCGAGACGCACACCACGGGTGCGTACGACACCACCGGCTGGTCCGCGAACGGCCACCAGAGTCCGAACTACGACCCGTACGCGGCGCAGCACCACGCCGCCCACGACACCGGCGCGTACGACACCACCGCCTGGGCGACCGGCTACCAGCAGCAACTGGCCTCCGTTCCACCGCAGTCCACGTCGGTCGACACCAGCGGCCAGTGGGACGCGCAGACCTGGCTCCAGCCGGACCAGACGGCCGCCGCCGACGCCACCCAGCAGTGGGGCTGGGGCACGCAGGTCTTCGACACCGGCGCGTACGACGCCACGCAGTGGAACGGCGACGGCGGCACCACGGTCGGCGAGAACTTCGAGGGACCCGAACCGCACGAGCCGCAGGACGGCTTGGCGGAAGAGGAACCGGTCGCCGCGGTCGAGCCGGACCCGGCCCCGCCGCTGCTCGACGACGAGGAAGAAATCACCCCCGCCCCGGCCCCGGCCTCCCGAGCGGCCTCCCGCGCAGCGGGCCGCTCCCGGCGCCGCCCCCCGGCCAAGCGCTCCGCACTGCTCACGGTGGCGGTGCCCTCGGTCTGCGTGATGGGGGTCGCCGGGATCGCCGCCGCCTCCGTGGGCGGTCTGACCGAGGACGGCAAGGAGAGCGCGGCGGCCACGCCCGACGCGCACCCCGTCAAGGCGTCCACCGCCAACAACAAGCTGGACACCCAGTTGCAGGGCCTGTCCGCGGGGGCGAACGACTTCGCCGACCGGGCCAGCCGGTACCAGGAGCGCATCGACCTCAAAGCGCAGCAGGAGGCCGAGAAGAAGAAAGCGGCGGAGGAGGCGGCCCGCAAAGAGCGACTGCGCCCCAAGTTCGCCGTCCCGGTCTTCGAGAGGGGTCTCAGCGCCTACTTCGGCCAGGCCGGCGTGAACTGGATGTCCGTGCACACCGGCATCGACTTCCCCGTCTCGTACGGGACGACGGTGCTGGCCGCGACCGACGGCACGGTCCGCACGCAGTGGAACAGCGCCTACGGCAACATGATGATCGTGACCGCGATGGACGGCACGGAGACGTGGTACTGCCACCTCTCCAGCTACCGGGTCCCCTCCGGTACGACGGTGAAGGCCGGAGAGGCGATCGCCTACTCCGGCAACTCCGGCAACTCCACCGGCCCGCACCTGCACTTCGAGGTCAGGCCCGCGGGCGGGGCGCCCATCGACCCGCTGTCGTGGCTGCGCAGCCACGGCCTCGACCCGACGTAG